The following coding sequences lie in one Actinomycetes bacterium genomic window:
- a CDS encoding NADH-quinone oxidoreductase subunit J — protein sequence MRQLLLVVAETGEAESSMGEEVTFWICATLCVLGAFGLVFSRKTVHSALSVAVTMISLAVLFILNDAPFLGLVQIIVYTGAVMMLFLFVLMLVGVDSSDSLVETLKGQRWAAVLLIVGFGILLIGAIGAAMVGFTSVGLAEANAEYGGNVEGLARQMFTTYLLALEVVATLIITAGVGAVVLAHRERWSPKLGQPEQSVLRMKRYKDTGEHPGVLPNPGVLASSNAIGTPALLPDGSPSDLSIPTPLRGTVHSRIADQPEEIEADVDEVRSIAAGEETERPEVLDPISGHEDPQTERADEAGRSENDDNGQDGRDGGDR from the coding sequence GTGAGGCAGTTGCTGCTGGTAGTGGCCGAAACTGGCGAAGCGGAATCCTCGATGGGGGAAGAAGTCACGTTTTGGATTTGCGCCACGCTATGCGTCCTTGGGGCGTTCGGGCTGGTGTTTTCTCGCAAAACGGTTCACAGTGCACTTTCTGTTGCCGTCACGATGATCAGCTTGGCAGTCCTCTTCATACTCAATGATGCCCCCTTCCTGGGACTTGTGCAGATCATCGTTTACACGGGAGCGGTGATGATGCTGTTCCTGTTCGTCTTGATGCTGGTGGGTGTCGACTCCTCGGACTCCCTGGTCGAAACCCTCAAGGGACAACGTTGGGCAGCGGTACTGCTGATCGTGGGCTTTGGCATCTTGCTGATTGGCGCTATCGGTGCGGCCATGGTCGGCTTCACCTCCGTCGGGTTGGCAGAAGCTAACGCGGAATACGGCGGCAACGTCGAGGGACTGGCCCGACAGATGTTCACCACCTACCTGCTTGCCCTGGAGGTAGTCGCCACCCTGATCATCACCGCTGGGGTCGGTGCGGTGGTGCTTGCCCATCGAGAGCGCTGGTCACCCAAGTTGGGCCAGCCGGAACAATCCGTGTTGCGTATGAAGCGATACAAGGACACTGGGGAACATCCGGGTGTCCTACCCAATCCGGGAGTCTTGGCCTCCAGCAACGCCATCGGTACGCCAGCTCTGCTGCCAGATGGCAGTCCCAGCGACCTGTCTATTCCCACCCCACTGCGCGGCACTGTCCACTCTCGGATCGCCGATCAACCGGAAGAAATCGAAGCCGATGTGGACGAGGTACGCTCGATCGCTGCGGGTGAAGAGACGGAGCGTCCTGAAGTTCTCGATCCGATCAGTGGACATGAGGATCCGCAGACGGAGCGAGCGGATGAAGCGGGTCGCAGCGAGAACGATGACAACGGGCAAGATGGCCGCGACGGGGGTGATCGCTGA
- a CDS encoding NADH-quinone oxidoreductase subunit M, translating into MGTLTILALVPLIGSLVVAFGSGQSAARAKQIALFFAVATFGVGVYAITQYDVSSSATYQLVESHEWIPSLGLTYSVGVDGLALVLVFLATLLVPLVIIAGWNDVEDTAGLPTTDKQKPGSVRGYFALVLLLETMMIGVFVALDVFLFYFLFEAILIPVYFMIGRYGTGRRTYASVKFLIYSLAGGLVMLAALVMLWFVASETLGSPTLYLPELIGMDMDPVLENLMFWGFFLAFAIKAPLWPVHTWLPDAAGSSTPGTAVLLIGVLDKIGTYGMLRLCLPLFPEASQTYAPIIIAVSVIGIFYGALAAIGQTDMKRLFGYVSISHFGFITLGIFVFTSQGQVGAGLYMLGHGLSTALLFMVAGFMIVRRKSANVADYGGVVKPAPVLAGMFLIAGLTALALPGLSTFVSEFLVLLGAFTVSPWLGAGATLGIVFAALYVLLLYQRTMTGPETEQVRGMPDLNLRERWVLAPIIALVVFLGFYPAPVLDVLEPAVANTLEWTGSTDPETVMSPVAEGSQP; encoded by the coding sequence ATGGGTACCTTGACGATTCTGGCTCTTGTCCCACTTATCGGCTCACTGGTCGTTGCATTTGGTTCTGGACAAAGTGCTGCTCGGGCTAAGCAGATTGCGCTGTTCTTCGCCGTTGCCACCTTCGGTGTTGGGGTGTACGCCATCACCCAATATGACGTCTCCTCTTCGGCCACCTACCAGTTAGTCGAGAGCCACGAGTGGATCCCGTCGCTGGGATTGACCTACTCGGTCGGTGTTGACGGCTTGGCCCTAGTCTTGGTCTTCCTTGCCACGCTGCTGGTACCACTGGTGATCATCGCCGGTTGGAATGACGTGGAAGATACCGCTGGGCTTCCCACTACCGACAAGCAAAAGCCCGGATCGGTTCGCGGCTACTTCGCGTTGGTGCTGCTGCTGGAAACGATGATGATCGGCGTCTTCGTGGCGCTGGATGTCTTCCTGTTCTACTTCTTATTTGAGGCCATCCTGATTCCGGTCTACTTCATGATCGGTCGCTATGGCACTGGTCGGCGCACGTATGCGTCGGTGAAGTTCCTGATCTACAGCCTCGCTGGTGGCCTGGTCATGCTGGCCGCATTGGTGATGCTGTGGTTCGTCGCCTCCGAAACGCTGGGCTCCCCGACGTTGTACCTGCCGGAACTGATCGGTATGGACATGGACCCGGTGCTGGAGAACCTGATGTTCTGGGGCTTCTTCCTCGCGTTCGCGATTAAAGCCCCACTGTGGCCGGTACATACCTGGTTGCCGGATGCTGCCGGTTCGTCAACCCCGGGCACGGCCGTGCTGTTGATCGGGGTGCTCGACAAGATCGGCACCTATGGCATGCTGCGGCTTTGTCTGCCGCTGTTCCCGGAAGCTTCGCAAACCTATGCCCCGATCATCATTGCGGTGTCGGTCATCGGTATCTTCTACGGCGCGTTGGCCGCGATCGGCCAGACCGACATGAAGCGACTCTTCGGTTATGTGTCGATCTCGCACTTCGGCTTCATCACCCTGGGCATCTTTGTCTTCACGTCGCAGGGTCAGGTCGGGGCTGGGCTCTACATGCTGGGTCACGGCCTCAGCACCGCGTTGTTATTCATGGTGGCTGGGTTCATGATTGTGCGGCGGAAGTCTGCCAACGTGGCTGACTACGGTGGTGTGGTGAAACCGGCACCGGTGTTGGCCGGCATGTTCCTGATCGCCGGACTAACGGCGCTGGCGCTGCCTGGTTTGAGCACCTTCGTCTCCGAGTTCCTGGTGCTGCTGGGTGCCTTTACCGTCAGCCCCTGGTTGGGGGCGGGCGCCACGCTGGGCATCGTTTTCGCTGCGCTATACGTCTTGCTGCTGTACCAGCGCACCATGACTGGCCCGGAAACGGAGCAAGTGCGGGGAATGCCAGATCTGAACCTGCGGGAACGCTGGGTACTCGCCCCGATTATCGCTTTGGTGGTATTCCTTGGCTTCTACCCGGCTCCGGTGTTGGATGTCTTGGAACCAGCCGTCGCTAACACCCTGGAATGGACCGGGTCGACTGATCCGGAAACTGTAATGAGTCCCGTCGCCGAGGGGAGCCAGCCATGA
- the nuoK gene encoding NADH-quinone oxidoreductase subunit NuoK, with amino-acid sequence MDPTNYIILSAILFCLGGLGVLLRRNAIVVFMSVEMMLNAANLAFVSFARMHGNLEGQAIAFFVMIVAAAEVVVGLAIIMTIFRTRRSVSVDEPHLLRN; translated from the coding sequence ATGGATCCGACAAACTACATCATCTTGTCGGCGATCCTTTTCTGCCTGGGCGGACTAGGGGTGCTGTTGCGACGCAACGCCATCGTGGTGTTCATGTCCGTGGAAATGATGCTGAATGCTGCCAATCTGGCTTTTGTGAGTTTCGCTCGGATGCACGGGAACCTGGAGGGTCAAGCCATCGCATTCTTCGTGATGATCGTTGCTGCGGCTGAAGTGGTCGTCGGGCTGGCGATCATCATGACCATTTTCCGGACCCGCAGGTCGGTGTCAGTCGACGAGCCCCACTTGCTGAGGAACTGA
- a CDS encoding polyprenyl synthetase family protein, producing MAGFATTVTLGFNVADDQLESRLLEGLASVEARLDDAVKSSDDFVTGASQHLVRAGGKRFRPLLVLLAAEYGDPAAPGVIPAAAVVELTHLATLYHDDVMDEATRRRGAESANQRWGNAIAILTGDFLFARASDILADLGPEAVRLQARTFERLCVGQIRETVGPADDASAVDHHIGVLADKTGSLIATSARFGSMLSGAAEAEVDALTRFGERIGVAFQLADDLVDLTSETSSSGKTPGTDLREGVPTLTALLALAGEPSDRLQDLLTRPLPDDDEHTEALALLRSHPAIDQARSEATRWAREAAGCLDSLPQIPATAALRQMCDYVVERTG from the coding sequence ATGGCGGGTTTTGCGACGACAGTGACGTTGGGCTTCAACGTGGCTGACGATCAGCTGGAATCGCGGCTGCTCGAAGGGTTGGCGTCGGTAGAAGCCCGCTTGGACGATGCGGTCAAAAGCAGCGATGACTTCGTAACTGGTGCCTCCCAGCACTTGGTGCGTGCTGGCGGCAAGCGTTTTCGCCCGTTGCTGGTCCTGCTGGCCGCCGAATATGGTGATCCGGCAGCGCCGGGAGTTATCCCGGCTGCTGCGGTAGTAGAACTGACGCACTTAGCCACGCTGTACCACGACGATGTCATGGACGAGGCCACCCGACGCCGAGGCGCGGAGTCGGCAAATCAGCGGTGGGGAAACGCGATTGCCATTCTCACCGGAGACTTCCTCTTCGCCCGCGCCTCCGACATTTTGGCCGATTTAGGGCCCGAGGCAGTCCGACTGCAAGCACGGACTTTCGAGCGGCTGTGTGTGGGGCAGATTCGTGAGACGGTGGGGCCAGCCGATGACGCGTCGGCAGTCGACCATCACATCGGGGTACTGGCCGATAAGACCGGAAGTCTGATCGCCACTTCCGCTCGATTCGGATCGATGCTGTCTGGAGCCGCCGAGGCCGAAGTGGACGCGCTGACCCGGTTTGGGGAACGAATCGGTGTGGCTTTCCAACTGGCGGACGACTTGGTGGATCTCACCAGCGAAACTAGTTCGTCCGGCAAAACACCGGGTACGGATCTGCGTGAGGGAGTGCCCACGCTGACTGCGTTGTTGGCGCTTGCTGGTGAACCTTCGGATCGGTTGCAGGATTTGCTGACACGCCCGTTGCCTGATGATGATGAACACACGGAGGCACTCGCCCTGCTGCGTAGTCACCCGGCCATTGACCAAGCACGCAGTGAGGCCACGCGTTGGGCGCGAGAGGCAGCCGGCTGTTTGGATTCCTTGCCGCAAATCCCGGCAACAGCAGCGTTGCGGCAAATGTGTGACTACGTGGTCGAACGCACCGGCTAG
- the nuoN gene encoding NADH-quinone oxidoreductase subunit NuoN has product MIGLPLEEFPPIEMPELDWVLLGPMAVVMGAAAIGVLIEAFMPRDARRPVQLTLTFASLIVAFVLVVLAAGSGGPVVAGAAVVDGPALFLQGGILLVSLLAALTMAERKIDPSGDAFAARASAMPGSEDERQFTARGYLQTEVWPLFLFAVGGMMLFPASNDLLTMFVALEIMSLPLYLLAGMARRRRLLSQESALKYFLLGAFSSAFFLYGAALVYGFAGTVNLGGIAEQITAQPQTSGLLLGGIAMIAVGMLFKVAAVPFHSWAPDVYQGAPTPITGFMAAGVKVAAFGALLRLMYVAFAGSSWDWRPAFWVIAALTFFAGSIVALVQNDIKRMLAYSSIAHAGFLLLGVIAVTPEGLAATMFYLVTYGLATVGAFGVVMLVRDDTGENTALENWRGLGRTNPWLAGAFALFLLSFAGIPLTAGFIGKFSVFAAAAAAGEGWLVLLAVLASAIAAFFYIRVVVVMFLSDPVGDGPSVAVPSGFSRTAIALGVAVTLVLGVFPQPVLDWAAQADIFLR; this is encoded by the coding sequence ATGATCGGCTTGCCGTTGGAGGAGTTCCCTCCCATCGAGATGCCGGAACTGGACTGGGTGCTGCTCGGTCCCATGGCGGTTGTAATGGGCGCAGCCGCGATTGGGGTGCTGATTGAGGCGTTCATGCCACGGGACGCTCGTCGTCCAGTGCAGCTGACGCTGACATTTGCGTCGCTGATCGTGGCGTTTGTGCTGGTCGTACTCGCCGCCGGCTCAGGTGGCCCAGTTGTCGCGGGAGCCGCAGTCGTGGACGGCCCGGCGCTGTTCTTGCAGGGCGGCATTTTGCTGGTGTCGTTGCTAGCGGCGCTAACTATGGCGGAACGTAAGATCGACCCGAGCGGTGACGCGTTTGCTGCCCGTGCCTCGGCTATGCCGGGCTCTGAGGACGAACGTCAGTTCACTGCGCGCGGCTATTTGCAGACGGAAGTGTGGCCCCTGTTCCTCTTCGCCGTGGGCGGCATGATGCTCTTCCCGGCGAGCAATGACTTGCTGACGATGTTCGTGGCATTAGAAATCATGAGTTTGCCACTGTATCTGCTGGCTGGGATGGCGCGGCGGCGTCGACTGCTGAGCCAAGAGTCCGCGCTGAAGTACTTCCTGCTGGGAGCGTTCTCCTCGGCCTTCTTCCTCTACGGTGCGGCACTGGTCTACGGGTTTGCCGGGACGGTGAACCTCGGCGGCATCGCCGAACAGATCACCGCTCAGCCGCAGACCAGCGGACTACTGCTGGGCGGGATCGCGATGATCGCGGTTGGCATGCTCTTCAAGGTGGCGGCAGTGCCGTTCCACTCGTGGGCGCCGGACGTCTATCAGGGTGCGCCGACGCCAATCACCGGCTTCATGGCCGCTGGCGTCAAGGTGGCGGCGTTTGGTGCGCTGCTGCGATTGATGTATGTGGCATTTGCTGGATCAAGTTGGGATTGGCGACCAGCGTTTTGGGTCATCGCGGCCCTCACCTTCTTTGCGGGCTCGATCGTCGCTTTGGTGCAAAACGACATCAAGCGCATGCTGGCCTATTCCTCGATTGCGCACGCCGGCTTCCTGCTGTTGGGAGTCATCGCGGTGACACCAGAAGGTCTCGCTGCCACCATGTTCTACCTCGTTACCTACGGGTTGGCGACGGTTGGTGCTTTCGGTGTGGTGATGTTGGTCCGCGACGACACCGGGGAGAATACTGCGCTGGAGAATTGGCGTGGTCTGGGCCGGACTAATCCCTGGCTGGCAGGCGCGTTTGCGCTGTTCTTGCTGTCGTTTGCAGGTATACCGCTGACCGCTGGGTTCATCGGCAAGTTCTCAGTGTTCGCTGCTGCCGCTGCTGCCGGCGAAGGCTGGCTAGTACTCCTGGCTGTGCTTGCTTCTGCGATCGCTGCGTTCTTCTACATCCGCGTCGTTGTGGTGATGTTCCTGTCCGATCCGGTGGGTGATGGGCCGTCCGTCGCGGTGCCGTCCGGTTTCAGCCGGACTGCGATCGCCTTGGGTGTTGCAGTCACCCTGGTTCTCGGAGTTTTCCCGCAACCGGTGTTGGATTGGGCGGCGCAGGCGGACATTTTCTTGCGGTGA
- the nuoL gene encoding NADH-quinone oxidoreductase subunit L, translated as MWLLIALPVFGAAVLLIGGRRTNSWGHILACLLPIGSFILACLLLSQMMGAPVDERLVTIDLWDWTFAGAFDVPFALRLDPLSMVFVMLITGVGSLIHIYSIGYMAEDPDRRKFFAYLNLFVSAMLLLVLANNYLLLYVGWEGVGLASYLLIGFWQYKSSAAVAAKKAFVMNRVGDVGLSIAVMLMFVTFGSVTFETVFESAPEASDTALNLIGLTLLLAAVGKSAQFPLQAWLLDAMEGPTPVSALIHAATMVTAGVYLIVRSNAIFDLATVAVTVVLAVGIITMVAGAVIACAKDEIKKALAGSTMSQIGYMFVAAGLGPAGYVFAIFHLLMHGMFKADLFLSAGSVMHGMKDEKDMRFYGALRKVMLVTTIAFFCGFLGISGLPPFDSFFSKDDIIKAALGTNWFAGVAAMAAAGLTAFYMTRMLAMTFFGDKRWKEDADPHESPSVMTIPMLLLSVGALFGGLFFVYVGDIVGWLEPVTGFQPFEIPIPDWALELSTLAIVATGIFLAWRQYATRPVPQQPPQQVSALTVAARNSLYDDAFNEAVFMRPGQYLTRWLVWFDNSVIDGAVRGFAGWFSSAGEFLRRVQTGFARSYALSMVAGAVIIGVVFVIARWF; from the coding sequence ATGTGGCTGCTGATTGCTCTGCCGGTCTTCGGCGCGGCAGTGCTGCTGATTGGTGGGCGCCGCACGAACTCCTGGGGACATATCCTGGCGTGTCTGCTGCCGATCGGCTCCTTCATTTTGGCCTGTCTGCTGCTGAGCCAAATGATGGGTGCCCCCGTCGATGAGCGGCTAGTCACGATCGACCTGTGGGACTGGACCTTCGCGGGCGCCTTCGATGTGCCGTTCGCGCTGCGGCTCGACCCATTGTCGATGGTGTTCGTCATGCTGATCACCGGGGTCGGTTCGCTGATTCATATCTACTCGATCGGCTATATGGCGGAAGATCCAGATCGGCGAAAGTTCTTCGCCTACCTGAATCTGTTCGTCTCAGCGATGCTGCTGCTGGTACTGGCCAACAACTACTTGCTGCTGTACGTCGGCTGGGAAGGTGTCGGTCTCGCGTCGTACCTGCTGATCGGCTTCTGGCAGTACAAGTCCAGTGCGGCGGTTGCGGCTAAGAAGGCTTTCGTCATGAACCGCGTCGGTGATGTCGGTTTGAGCATCGCGGTGATGCTGATGTTCGTCACCTTCGGCAGCGTCACCTTCGAAACCGTCTTCGAGTCAGCGCCGGAAGCCAGTGATACCGCGCTGAACCTGATTGGGCTGACGCTGCTGCTAGCAGCAGTTGGTAAGAGTGCGCAGTTCCCGCTGCAGGCATGGTTGCTGGACGCGATGGAGGGGCCCACTCCGGTCTCGGCGTTGATTCACGCGGCCACCATGGTGACAGCCGGTGTTTACCTGATTGTGCGCAGCAACGCGATCTTTGATCTGGCGACGGTCGCAGTCACGGTCGTCCTTGCCGTCGGCATTATCACGATGGTCGCCGGTGCGGTCATCGCCTGCGCTAAGGACGAAATCAAAAAGGCGCTGGCCGGTTCGACGATGAGCCAGATTGGCTACATGTTCGTCGCTGCAGGTCTCGGCCCCGCCGGATATGTGTTTGCCATCTTCCACCTGCTGATGCACGGCATGTTCAAGGCGGACCTCTTCCTCAGTGCTGGCTCGGTCATGCACGGTATGAAGGATGAGAAGGACATGCGCTTCTATGGCGCACTGCGAAAAGTCATGTTGGTCACCACTATCGCCTTCTTCTGCGGTTTCTTGGGCATCAGCGGGTTGCCGCCATTTGACTCCTTCTTCTCCAAGGACGACATCATCAAGGCCGCCCTGGGAACGAACTGGTTCGCGGGTGTGGCTGCGATGGCGGCCGCAGGTCTCACGGCCTTCTACATGACGCGGATGCTGGCGATGACCTTCTTCGGCGACAAGCGGTGGAAAGAAGACGCGGATCCACACGAGTCGCCCAGCGTGATGACTATCCCGATGCTGTTGCTCTCGGTGGGTGCGCTGTTCGGTGGGTTGTTCTTCGTCTACGTCGGCGACATCGTCGGGTGGCTCGAACCAGTCACCGGTTTCCAACCCTTCGAAATACCGATCCCCGATTGGGCACTTGAGCTTTCCACATTGGCCATTGTCGCGACCGGTATCTTCCTCGCTTGGCGGCAATACGCGACCCGACCGGTGCCACAGCAGCCGCCACAGCAGGTTTCTGCGCTCACCGTGGCAGCTCGGAACTCGCTGTACGACGACGCCTTCAACGAGGCAGTATTCATGCGGCCTGGCCAGTACCTGACGCGGTGGCTGGTGTGGTTCGACAACTCAGTCATTGACGGTGCGGTACGCGGCTTTGCGGGCTGGTTCAGCAGCGCTGGCGAATTCCTACGGCGAGTCCAAACCGGGTTCGCCAGATCCTACGCGCTATCTATGGTGGCTGGTGCGGTCATCATTGGCGTTGTTTTCGTGATTGCGCGGTGGTTCTGA
- the nuoH gene encoding NADH-quinone oxidoreductase subunit NuoH translates to MPELSAFGNDPFWLVCIKTVGVFAILVLLVLFTIWAERRVVARMQMRIGPNRTGPFGLLQSLMDGVKLALKEEIIPTTVHKAVYWIAPALSATTAFAAFAVIPFGPEVSMFGVITPLQLTDFPQSVLYVLAVASIGIYGIVLAGWSSGSTYPLLGGLRSSAQMISYEISMSLSFVAVFLYAGTMSTSQITASQANLWFAVLLAPSFVIYVTSMVGETNRAPFDLPEAESELVGGFHTEYSSLKFAMFFLAEYINMVTVSAVATTLFLGGWLAPWPISLIPGANEGWWPMLWWLGKVMLFIFMYIWLRGTLPRFRYDQFMAFGWKVLIPVSLIWIVLVSVVRVVREEYNLDLDGVVVGGAIAVVVMLVLIASIWVKGSKVIDEKEPMPESLADADDGAFPVPPLPGQTFDYTPRVRKPVPATAGAVTDGSAEDDDDKPEVSDA, encoded by the coding sequence ATGCCCGAGTTGTCTGCTTTCGGCAACGACCCTTTCTGGTTGGTCTGCATCAAGACTGTCGGTGTCTTCGCCATTTTGGTGCTGCTGGTGCTGTTCACCATTTGGGCAGAACGTCGGGTCGTGGCTCGGATGCAGATGCGGATCGGCCCGAACCGGACTGGACCGTTCGGGCTGCTGCAGTCGCTGATGGACGGCGTGAAACTAGCGCTCAAAGAAGAGATCATTCCCACAACCGTGCATAAGGCGGTCTATTGGATCGCGCCAGCGCTGTCGGCGACCACAGCATTTGCCGCGTTTGCAGTGATTCCGTTTGGCCCAGAAGTCTCCATGTTCGGCGTCATAACCCCACTGCAGTTGACGGACTTCCCCCAGTCGGTGCTGTATGTCTTGGCAGTAGCTTCCATCGGGATTTACGGCATTGTGCTGGCAGGTTGGTCCAGCGGTTCCACCTACCCGCTACTAGGTGGCCTTCGTTCTAGCGCCCAGATGATCTCGTATGAGATTTCGATGAGTTTGTCCTTCGTCGCGGTATTCCTCTACGCCGGGACCATGTCCACCTCGCAGATCACTGCCTCGCAGGCCAACTTGTGGTTTGCGGTACTGCTGGCGCCGTCCTTCGTGATCTATGTGACTTCCATGGTCGGCGAGACCAACCGGGCCCCCTTCGATTTGCCGGAAGCGGAGTCGGAGTTGGTGGGTGGCTTCCACACGGAGTACTCCTCGTTGAAGTTCGCCATGTTCTTCCTCGCGGAGTACATCAACATGGTGACGGTTTCTGCCGTGGCCACGACGCTGTTCCTTGGTGGCTGGCTGGCACCGTGGCCGATCTCGCTGATCCCGGGCGCCAACGAAGGTTGGTGGCCAATGCTGTGGTGGCTCGGCAAGGTGATGCTATTCATCTTCATGTACATCTGGCTGCGGGGAACGTTGCCACGGTTCCGCTACGACCAATTCATGGCGTTCGGCTGGAAGGTACTGATCCCGGTCTCACTGATTTGGATCGTATTGGTGTCTGTCGTTCGGGTGGTGCGCGAAGAGTACAACCTGGATCTGGACGGGGTGGTTGTCGGTGGCGCCATCGCAGTAGTGGTGATGCTGGTGCTGATCGCCTCGATTTGGGTGAAGGGCTCCAAAGTCATCGACGAAAAGGAGCCCATGCCCGAGTCGTTGGCCGACGCGGATGACGGCGCCTTCCCGGTACCGCCACTTCCAGGGCAGACCTTTGACTACACTCCCCGAGTGCGTAAGCCAGTTCCGGCAACCGCAGGAGCTGTGACAGATGGGTCGGCTGAGGACGACGACGACAAACCGGAGGTCTCCGATGCCTGA
- a CDS encoding acyl-CoA dehydrogenase family protein: MNPEFSTAERVALAETVRKFTAEQIAPQLADWESTGDIPTELHKRAADLGILGIGFPESLGGSGGDTVDSLIVVESILAAGGSGGIVAGLLTHGIATPHIVDEAQRRRDVGDTAEAELLEREFIAPVLAGERIAALGVTEPDGGSDVAQLRTRAVRDGDDYLITGAKTYITSAARADHVVVAARTGDQGAGGISLLVVPTDSPGFTVVRRLDKMGWRCSDTAELSLDNVRVPATHLLGAERGFASLAHHFVAERLTLAATGYATGQRCLDLAREWTGQRETFGRPLVSRQVVRHTLAEMHRQVDTARVYTRAVAADHAAGRDGTLAAVMAKQTGVAAGEYAADRAVQLFGGAGYMTGTEVEMHYRDVRILGIGGGSTEVMIDLATRLLDL, translated from the coding sequence GGAATCTACGGGTGACATACCCACCGAACTGCACAAGCGCGCCGCTGACCTCGGCATCCTCGGTATTGGCTTCCCTGAATCACTTGGCGGCTCCGGCGGCGACACTGTGGACAGTCTGATCGTGGTGGAGTCGATCCTGGCCGCTGGCGGTTCGGGCGGAATCGTGGCAGGACTACTCACCCATGGCATTGCCACCCCTCACATTGTGGATGAGGCGCAACGACGACGCGATGTTGGAGACACAGCAGAAGCGGAACTGCTGGAGCGGGAATTTATTGCTCCGGTCCTGGCTGGGGAACGGATCGCAGCGCTGGGAGTGACTGAGCCAGACGGCGGCTCTGATGTTGCGCAACTACGCACTCGGGCCGTCCGAGACGGTGATGACTACCTGATCACTGGAGCCAAGACCTACATCACCTCGGCCGCACGCGCTGATCATGTTGTGGTGGCCGCCCGCACTGGCGATCAGGGGGCCGGCGGTATTTCACTGCTCGTGGTTCCCACTGACTCTCCCGGGTTCACCGTGGTCCGTCGGCTGGACAAGATGGGGTGGCGCTGCAGCGACACCGCTGAGCTATCCCTTGACAACGTCCGAGTGCCAGCGACCCACCTGCTCGGTGCCGAACGAGGCTTCGCCTCCCTCGCGCACCATTTCGTCGCGGAACGACTCACACTGGCAGCCACTGGGTACGCCACCGGTCAGCGTTGCTTGGATCTGGCTCGAGAGTGGACTGGCCAACGAGAAACTTTTGGCCGGCCGCTGGTATCCCGACAGGTGGTTCGCCACACCCTCGCCGAAATGCATCGACAAGTAGATACCGCTCGGGTCTACACCCGAGCGGTGGCAGCGGACCATGCAGCTGGCCGCGATGGCACCTTGGCCGCCGTCATGGCAAAACAAACTGGGGTGGCGGCGGGCGAATACGCTGCCGACCGAGCCGTGCAACTCTTCGGCGGTGCGGGATACATGACCGGCACCGAAGTGGAGATGCACTATCGCGATGTTCGAATTTTGGGGATCGGCGGCGGGTCCACCGAGGTAATGATTGACCTCGCGACCCGGCTACTCGATCTGTAG
- the nuoI gene encoding NADH-quinone oxidoreductase subunit NuoI yields MPDLPPALSGFWVTFSTMFKKVNTEQYPEEKDKYPPKPRFHGRHQLNRHADGLEKCIGCELCAWACPADAIYVQGADNSTDQRFSPGERYGRVYQINYLRCIFCGLCIEACPTRALTMTHDYELADNSREKLIFEKQDLLAPLQDGMAQPPHEMVPGTDEKDYYEGTVTGATEQQFAEAAANEAADQEEAAAEAEASR; encoded by the coding sequence ATGCCTGATCTACCCCCCGCCCTGAGTGGGTTCTGGGTGACCTTCTCGACGATGTTCAAGAAGGTCAACACTGAGCAGTACCCCGAGGAGAAGGACAAGTACCCGCCGAAGCCGCGCTTCCACGGTCGGCATCAACTGAATCGGCACGCTGACGGGCTGGAGAAGTGCATCGGCTGTGAACTGTGCGCTTGGGCCTGCCCGGCAGACGCCATCTACGTGCAAGGTGCGGACAACAGCACCGACCAGCGGTTCTCGCCCGGCGAGCGCTACGGCCGGGTGTACCAAATCAATTACCTGCGCTGCATCTTCTGTGGACTATGTATTGAGGCCTGCCCCACTCGTGCGTTGACCATGACCCACGACTACGAGCTGGCTGACAACTCGCGAGAGAAACTGATCTTCGAGAAGCAGGATTTGTTGGCGCCACTGCAAGACGGAATGGCGCAGCCACCGCACGAGATGGTCCCGGGCACCGACGAAAAGGACTACTACGAAGGCACAGTCACGGGTGCTACTGAGCAGCAGTTCGCGGAAGCGGCCGCCAATGAGGCAGCTGATCAAGAAGAAGCAGCAGCGGAAGCGGAGGCCTCGCGGTGA